One Ricinus communis isolate WT05 ecotype wild-type chromosome 1, ASM1957865v1, whole genome shotgun sequence DNA window includes the following coding sequences:
- the LOC8261905 gene encoding probable E3 ubiquitin-protein ligase RHB1A isoform X2: protein MGGCCCSSRKPHLHGTPVYYYCPPALEEHESLTSHNGVASAFAAGLLAELNLNTSTPDTFRAPPAPLPYDMVLGCRRSSDSESIRETISGGSFETLATCEDLEDPDCRTLASSLPVSPKKPDISKLSENVVSATEEEDACPICLEEYDIQNPKFFTKCEHHFHLSCILEWMERSDTCPICDQEMVFDHTFN from the exons ATGGGAGGTTGTTGTTGTTCTTCAAGGAAACCTCATCTACATGGAACACCTGTTTATTATTAC TGTCCACCAGCTTTGGAAGAGCATGAGTCCTTAACATCTCACAACGGTGTAGCCTCTGCATTCGCTGCAGGTCTCCTAGCCGAATTAAATCTGAATACGTCAACACCTGATACATTTCGGGCCCCTCCTGCACCCTTGCCATATGATATGGTTTTGGGATGTCGGAGATCCTCAGATTCTGAATCAATTAGAGAAACAATTAGTGGCGGTAGTTTTGAAACTTTAGCAACATGTGAGGATCTTGAGGATCCAGACTGCAGAACTCTAGCAAGTTCTTTACCAGTCTCGCCAAAGAAGCCAGATATATCGAAATTGAGTGAAAATGTTGTTTCAGCAACTGAAGAAGAGGATGCTTGTCCAATTTGTCTTGAAG AGTATGACATTCAgaatccaaaatttttcaCCAAATGCGAACATCACTTTCACTTGTCATGCATTCTGGAGTGGATGGAAAGGAGCGACACCTGTCCCATATGTGATCAG GAAATGGTATTTGACCATACCTTCAACTAA
- the LOC8261905 gene encoding probable E3 ubiquitin-protein ligase RHB1A isoform X1, whose translation MLLLFSLGMGGCCCSSRKPHLHGTPVYYYCPPALEEHESLTSHNGVASAFAAGLLAELNLNTSTPDTFRAPPAPLPYDMVLGCRRSSDSESIRETISGGSFETLATCEDLEDPDCRTLASSLPVSPKKPDISKLSENVVSATEEEDACPICLEEYDIQNPKFFTKCEHHFHLSCILEWMERSDTCPICDQEMVFDHTFN comes from the exons ATGCTCTTGCTGTTCTCACTG GGGATGGGAGGTTGTTGTTGTTCTTCAAGGAAACCTCATCTACATGGAACACCTGTTTATTATTAC TGTCCACCAGCTTTGGAAGAGCATGAGTCCTTAACATCTCACAACGGTGTAGCCTCTGCATTCGCTGCAGGTCTCCTAGCCGAATTAAATCTGAATACGTCAACACCTGATACATTTCGGGCCCCTCCTGCACCCTTGCCATATGATATGGTTTTGGGATGTCGGAGATCCTCAGATTCTGAATCAATTAGAGAAACAATTAGTGGCGGTAGTTTTGAAACTTTAGCAACATGTGAGGATCTTGAGGATCCAGACTGCAGAACTCTAGCAAGTTCTTTACCAGTCTCGCCAAAGAAGCCAGATATATCGAAATTGAGTGAAAATGTTGTTTCAGCAACTGAAGAAGAGGATGCTTGTCCAATTTGTCTTGAAG AGTATGACATTCAgaatccaaaatttttcaCCAAATGCGAACATCACTTTCACTTGTCATGCATTCTGGAGTGGATGGAAAGGAGCGACACCTGTCCCATATGTGATCAG GAAATGGTATTTGACCATACCTTCAACTAA
- the LOC8261907 gene encoding calmodulin-binding receptor-like cytoplasmic kinase 2, whose translation MTSPNYMYGRRNARSVTRSTPDHLQYSPSSSYSDASTVKKQQNPLAAAAKSLAGVFVACFTPPEPTSSTNYGDSGPPSVVSDGSRDRRRSSGRGTIYGSPQNSTRGRIKFTMDEIYKATRNFSPSSKIGQGGFGTVYKGRLNDGTFVAIKRAKKSVYDKHLGVEFQSEIRTLAQVEHLNLVNLYGFLEHEDERIVVVEYVPNGTLREHLDCMHRDVLDLATRLDIAIDVAHAVTYLHMYTDHPIIHRDIKSSNILLTENFRAKVADFGFARLAADAESGATHVSTQVKGTAGYLDPEYLKTYQLTDKSDVYSFGVLLVELVTGRRPIEPKRELKERITARWAMKKFSEGDAISTLDPRLERTPVNNLLLEKILELALQCLALRRQSRPSMKQCVEILWGIRKDCKEIAGSDFRSFSSNSRSTSVGEG comes from the exons aTGACTAGTCCTAACTACATGTACGGTCGTCGAAACGCCAGGTCTGTCACTCGGTCAACGCCGGACCACCTCCAATACTCACCGTCCTCCTCATACTCCGACGCCTCCACCGTCAAAAAGCAGCAGAATCCGCTGGCTGCCGCTGCTAAATCTTTGGCCGGTGTGTTCGTCGCCTGCTTTACTCCTCCTGAGCCGACCTCCTCTACGAATTATGGCGACTCTGGACCTCCGTCCG TTGTATCAGATGGTAGCAGagatagaagaagaagttcaggaagaggaaccatctaTGGAAGTCCACAGAATTCAACACGTGGGAGAATAAAATTCACCATGGATGAGATCTATAAAGCCACTAGGAACTTTTCACCATCTTCCAAAATTGGACAAGGTGGGTTTGGCACTGTTTACAAGGGCAGACTTAACGATGGAACCTTTGTGGCTATCAAACGTGCCAAAAAG AGCGTATACGATAAGCATTTAGGTGTGGAGTTTCAGAGTGAAATTCGGACACTGGCACAAGTGGAGCACTTGAATCTAGTAAACTTATATGGGTTTTTGGAACATGAAGACGAAAGAATTGTTGTTGTGGAGTATGTTCCCAATGGAACTCTCAGAGAACATTTGGATt GCATGCATAGAGACGTTCTTGATCTTGCTACACGCCTAGATATTGCAATAGATGTGGCGCATGCGGTCACCTACCTTCACATGTACACAG ATCATCCAATTATTCACAGGGATATAAAGTCATCCAACATTCTCCTCACCGAAAATTTTCGAGCTAAGGTAGCTGATTTTGGTTTTGCTAGACTGGCAGCTGATGCTGAATCAGGTGCCACCCATGTGTCTACTCAAGTCAAAGGAACTGCTGGTTATTTGGATCCTGAATACCTGAAGACCTATCAACTGACTGATAAGAGTGATGTTTATTCATTTGGTGTGTTACTTGTTGAACTAGTAACAGGTAGGCGACCTATTGAACCAAAAAGGGAACTAAAGGAACGCATAACTGCAAGATGg GCTATGAAGAAGTTCTCTGAGGGAGATGCAATTTCAACCTTGGACCCAAGGCTGGAAAGAACCCCCGTAAATAACTTGCTCCTTGAGAAGATTCTTGAGCTAGCCTTACAATGTCTGGCACTACGCAGACAGAGCCGGCCAAGTATGAAGCAATGTGTAGAGATTCTATGGGGCATACGTAAAGACTGCAAAGAGATAGCAGGTTCAGATTTTCGTTCGTTTTCCTCAAACTCAAGATCTACTTCAGTTGGGGAAGGATAA
- the LOC8261904 gene encoding AT-rich interactive domain-containing protein 1 isoform X1, translating to MAGWSMIAGDNCSRTPKKKLELTKDLKTEIDCVDDRSHFDNCLNFFRQEICAIDVAFPPMLGNGQSVDLFKLYMIVRKKGGYDAVSQNELWDVVADESGFGVKSGSSVKLVYAKYLDALEKWLEKAVGDKNSKTKSSNGASNAVGVSVDLGFEFKGSSDWKSVLNVCAELDSPNGSEKCTVDDEESSVHIGTGRSAADFVEVGHSNYSMAKSSVIDSFSDEDKNCDDVQEKLDSNLTSVKASDEDEEKSVVVEMDGSKECDHGDDNDAMMLDSDAVKESASSRKRKRESLCKMLKWITGIARNPCDDVVASLPEWSKWDSYGNEELWKLVLLARESLFLKRNVDASAEQSSGQKYRKMHPCMYDDHVGSVYNFRERLRCSKGLPSGITLSQAQAYSKLPSSTTENDSNSSTKGCSSDYPSTEYSLLDLPVEKTIPLGPDFQAEIPEWTGVVCESDSKWLGARVWPPEKMDNRFVVEREPIGKGRQDSCGCEVPKSVECVRFHTTERRMKMKREVGVAFYHWRFDKMGEDVKLSWTKEEEKKFEAIVRSNPPSLDKCFWDEIFKFFSTKRREDLVSYYFNVFLMQRRAHQNRFTPNNIDSDDDESECGVAPNSSGREAPKSPGSLLYSAKKSHKSGK from the exons atggcAGGGTGGTCGATGATTGCTGGTGATAATTGCTCAAGAACCCCCAAAAAGAAGCTCGAGCTAACAAAAGACCTAAAGACTGAAATTGATTGTGTTGATGATAGAAGCCATTTCGATAACTGTCTAAACTTTTTTCGACAAGAAATCTGTGCCATAGATGTTGCTTTCCCTCCAATGCTTGGAAATGGACAATCTGTTGATTTGTTTAAACTTTATATGATTGTGAGAAAGAAAGGTGGATATGATGCCGTTTCTCAGAATGAATTATGGGATGTTGTGGCTGATGAGTCTGGTTTTGGTGTAAAATCTGGGTCTTCTGTTAAATTGGTTTATGCTAAGTATTTAGATGCTTTAGAGAAATGGTTAGAGAAAGCTGTTGGTGATAAGAATTCAAAAACTAAGTCAAGTAACGGTGCTTCGAATGCTGTTGGGGTTTCGGTGGATTTGGGGTTTGAGTTTAAGGGGTCTTCTGATTGGAAATCTGTTTTAAATGTTTGTGCTGAGTTGGATTCTCCAAATGGCAGCGAGAAATGTACTGTTGATGATGAAGAATCTTCTGTTCATATAGGTACCGGAAGGAGTGCTGCTGATTTTGTGGAAGTTGGTCATTCAAACTATAGTATGGCAAAGAGTTCTGTCATTGATTCTTTCTCTGATGAGGATAAAAATTGTGATGATGTTCAGGAAAAATTAGACTCCAATTTAACAAGTGTAAAGGCATCTGATGAGGATGAGGAGAAGAGTGTGGTGGTGGAAATGGATGGTAGTAAGGAATGTGACCATGGTGATGACAATGATGCTATGATGTTAGATTCTGATGCTGTTAAGGAATCTGCTTCTAGTCGTAAGAGGAAAAGGGAGTCTTTATGCAAAATGTTGAAATGGATTACTGGGATTGCAAGGAATCCATGTGATGATGTAGTTGCCTCATTACCAGAGTGGTCGAAGTGGGACTCTTATGGGAATGAGGAGTTGTGGAAGCTGGTTTTATTGGCTAGGGAGTCATTGTTTCTGAAGAGAAATGTTGATGCAAGTGCTGAACAATCTAGTGGCCAG AAATATCGGAAGATGCACCCATGCATGTACGATGATCATGTTGGATCCGTGTACAATTTCAGAGAAAGGTTAAGATGCAGTAAGGGGCTGCCATCTGGAATAACATTGTCTCAAGCACAGGCTTATTCAAAGTTACCTTCCTCAACAACTGAAAACGACTCGAACTCTAGCACAAAAGGGTGTTCCAGTGATTATCCTTCTACTGAGTATTCACTACTGGACCTTCCAGTTGAAAAAACAATTCCTTTGGGGCCAGATTTTCAGGCAGAAATACCAGAATGGACTGGGGTGGTTTGTGAAAGTGACTCAAAGTGGCTAGGGGCACGGGTTTGGCCACCGGAAAAGATGGATAACAGATTTGTTGTGGAAAGGGAACCTATTGGTAAGGGAAGGCAAGATTCATGTGGGTGCGAAGTGCCTAAATCTGTAGAATGTGTCAGATTTCATACCACTGAGAGAAGGATGAAAATGAAGCGTGAAGTGGGGGTAGCTTTCTATCATTGGAGGTTTGATAAGATGGGTGAAGATGTTAAGCTCTCCTggacaaaagaagaagaaaagaagtttGAGGCAATAGTACGGTCAAATCCTCCTTCTCTTGATAAGTGTTTCTGGGATgagatatttaaattcttttccaCCAAGAGGAGAGAGGATCTAGTGAGCTACTACTTCAATGTATTCCTCATGCAGCGCAGAGCACACCAGAATAGGTTTACTCCAAATAACATtgatagtgatgatgatgaatcAGAATGCGGAGTAGCACCTAATAGTTCTGGGCGTGAAGCACCCAAATCGCCAGGCTCCCTCTTATATTCTGCAAAGAAgtcccataaaagtggtaaatgA
- the LOC8261906 gene encoding pentatricopeptide repeat-containing protein At2g46050, mitochondrial, with product MQLLPKTTTTTKLIRNFSKALKLSATTGFLQGGIQVHAHLVKLGLYNVLSLQNKILDVYVKCKEFKDAHKLFDEITVRNVVTWNTVICGLVNCGNNYKPCLYTGFSYFKKMLLDEVGFDPITLNVLFRACLELNGIEIGRQLHCLVVKLGFQLNCLVNSALVDLYGKCGLATEARCVFDDVMYKDLVLWNVMLSCYALNSLAEEALTVFKLMQLENLIGDGFTFSSMLNSCATLGSWELGRQIHGLICKLSFDLDILVASGIVNMYAKNEYIEDARKAFDCMTAKNVVSWNTMVVAYGRQGDGKEAMKLLKEMLLEDFAPDELTLASILSSCGSVSASCEIMQVHVYVVKFGLQSFLSIGNAMINAYSKCGRAASALKSFNSVPEPNLVTWTSLISGYAFNSLPKDGIKMFEKMLSAGVRPDQIAFLGVLSACSHAGLIKEGLHYFRLMIKHYRILPDLEHFACVIDLLGRAGLLDEAFNVLTSMPIDYRSDTLGAFIGACRIHGNVELVKWAAQKLLELEPNNPVNYAILSDLYAYEGQWQDVARMRKLMRDRCDHKTPGCSWVELGGAIHMFVSSDRCHPQALEVYCMLSLLLWLMTDEYNVSKLHAVHGNVLDECAL from the coding sequence ATGCAATTGCTTCCGAAAACGACGACGACGACGAAGCTCATTAGAAATTTCTCAAAAGCCCTCAAACTCTCTGCTACAACGGGCTTTCTTCAAGGCGGGATTCAAGTACATGCACATCTAGTCAAGTTAGGATTATATAACGTGTTGTCTTTGCAAAATAAGATTTTGGATGTTTATGTCAAATGCAAAGAATTCAAAGATGCGCATAAACTGTTTGATGAAATTACTGTGAGGAATGTGGTGACATGGAATACAGTGATCTGTGGGCTTGTTAATTGTGGTAATAATTACAAGCCATGTCTATACACGGGTTTCtcttattttaagaaaatgttGCTTGATGAGGTAGGTTTTGATCCTATAACGTTGAATGTTTTGTTCCGTGCTTGTCTCGAGCTAAATGGCATTGAGATTGGTAGACAATTGCATTGCTTAGTAGTGAAATTAGGCTTTCAGTTGAATTGTCTAGTCAATAGTGCTCTTGTTGATTTGTACGGGAAATGCGGATTGGCAACGGAGGCAAGGTGTGTTTTTGATGACGTAATGTACAAGGATTTGGTGTTGTGGAATGTGATGTTGTCTTGTTATGCATTGAACTCATTGGCAGAAGAGGCTTTAACAGTTTTTAAATTAATGCAACTGGAAAATTTGATAGGGGATGGTTTTACGTTCTCTAGCATGCTCAACTCATGTGCAACTCTGGGTTCTTGGGAATTAGGAAGGCAAATTCACGGGCTTATTTGCAAACTGTCTTTTGatttagatattttagtgGCTAGTGGAATTGTTAATATGTATGCAAAGAATGAATATATAGAAGATGCTCGCAAGGCTTTTGATTGCATGACTGCTAAAAATGTAGTGTCTTGGAACACTATGGTTGTGGCTTATGGGAGGCAGGGAGATGGGAAAGAGGCCATGAAACTTCTAAAAGAAATGTTGCTAGAGGATTTTGCTCCAGATGAACTTACTCTAGCTAGCATCCTTAGTTCATGTGGCAGTGTATCAGCTAGTTGTGAAATTATGCAGGTACATGTTTATGTAGTGAAATTTGGGCTTCAGTCGTTTCTATCAATTGGAAATGCCATGATAAATGCATACTCTAAGTGTGGTAGAGCTGCTAGTGCACTTAAATCCTTTAATTCAGTTCCAGAGCCTAATCTTGTTACATGGACTTCACTTATCAGTGGTTATGCATTCAACAGTCTTCCAAAAGATGGTATCAAGATGTTTGAGAAGATGTTATCTGCTGGTGTAAGGCCAGATCAAATTGCTTTTTTGGGTGTTCTTTCTGCCTGTAGCCATGCAGGGTTAATAAAGGAAGGGCTTcattattttagattaatgATAAAACATTATCGTATTTTGCCAGACTTAGAACACTTTGCTTGTGTCATTGACCTTCTTGGTCGAGCTGGTCTTTTGGATGAGGCTTTTAATGTCTTGACCTCAATGCCAATTGATTACAGATCAGACACATTGGGAGCCTTCATTGGGGCATGTAGAATACACGGGAATGTGGAATTAGTTAAATGGGCTGCACAGAAGCTTTTGGAGTTGGAGccaaataatcctgtaaattATGCTATTTTATCTGACCTGTATGCCTATGAGGGTCAGTGGCAAGATGTGGCAAGAATGCGCAAACTGATGAGGGACAGGTGTGATCACAAAACTCCAGGTTGCAGCTGGGTGGAGCTTGGCGGTGCTATACACATGTTTGTGTCTAGTGATAGATGCCACCCTCAAGCTTTAGAAGTGTATTGCATGTTAAGCTTATTACTTTGGCTAATGACAGATGAGTATAATGTTTCCAAGCTGCATGCCGTGCATGGAAATGTTCTTGATGAATGTGCCCTTTAA
- the LOC8261902 gene encoding ubiquitin-conjugating enzyme E2-23 kDa, with the protein MSSPSKRREMDLMKLMMSDYKVEMINDGMQEFYVHFHGPNDSPYHGGVWRIRVELPDAYPYKSPSIGFVNKIYHPNVDEMSGSVCLDVINQTWSPMFDLVNVFEVFLPQLLLYPNPSDPLNGEAAALMMRDRPAYEQRVKEYCEKYAKPEDIGAATEEKSSDEEVSDDEYDSQDEEMAGQADP; encoded by the exons ATGTCTTCCCCAAGCAAACGCAGAGAGATGGACTTGATGAAATT GATGATGAGTGATTACAAAGTTGAGATGATCAATGATGGCATGCAAGAGTTCTATGTTCATTTCCATGGACCCAATGACA GTCCTTATCATGGAGGTGTGTGGAGGATAAGAGTTGAGCTTCCAGATGCTTATCCTTATAAATCTCCCTCGATTGGTTTTGTTAACAAGATCTACCATCCAAATGTCGATGAAAT GTCTGGCTCAGTTTGTTTAGATGTTATCAATCAGACATGGAGTCCCATGTTCG ATTTGGTAAATGTGTTTGAAGTATTTCTACCACAGCTTCTTCTGTATCCTAACCCATCAGACCCATTAAATGGAGAGGCTGCAGCTCTGATGATGCGTGACCGTCCTGCTTATGAACAGAGAGTCAAAG AATACTGTGAGAAATATGCCAAGCCAGAGGACATAGGGGCTGCCACAGAAGAAAAATCCAGTGATGAGGAGGTGAGTGATGATGAGTATGATTCTCAAGATGAGGAAATGGCAGGCCAGGCTGATCCTTAG
- the LOC8261904 gene encoding AT-rich interactive domain-containing protein 1 isoform X2, whose product MIAGDNCSRTPKKKLELTKDLKTEIDCVDDRSHFDNCLNFFRQEICAIDVAFPPMLGNGQSVDLFKLYMIVRKKGGYDAVSQNELWDVVADESGFGVKSGSSVKLVYAKYLDALEKWLEKAVGDKNSKTKSSNGASNAVGVSVDLGFEFKGSSDWKSVLNVCAELDSPNGSEKCTVDDEESSVHIGTGRSAADFVEVGHSNYSMAKSSVIDSFSDEDKNCDDVQEKLDSNLTSVKASDEDEEKSVVVEMDGSKECDHGDDNDAMMLDSDAVKESASSRKRKRESLCKMLKWITGIARNPCDDVVASLPEWSKWDSYGNEELWKLVLLARESLFLKRNVDASAEQSSGQKYRKMHPCMYDDHVGSVYNFRERLRCSKGLPSGITLSQAQAYSKLPSSTTENDSNSSTKGCSSDYPSTEYSLLDLPVEKTIPLGPDFQAEIPEWTGVVCESDSKWLGARVWPPEKMDNRFVVEREPIGKGRQDSCGCEVPKSVECVRFHTTERRMKMKREVGVAFYHWRFDKMGEDVKLSWTKEEEKKFEAIVRSNPPSLDKCFWDEIFKFFSTKRREDLVSYYFNVFLMQRRAHQNRFTPNNIDSDDDESECGVAPNSSGREAPKSPGSLLYSAKKSHKSGK is encoded by the exons ATGATTGCTGGTGATAATTGCTCAAGAACCCCCAAAAAGAAGCTCGAGCTAACAAAAGACCTAAAGACTGAAATTGATTGTGTTGATGATAGAAGCCATTTCGATAACTGTCTAAACTTTTTTCGACAAGAAATCTGTGCCATAGATGTTGCTTTCCCTCCAATGCTTGGAAATGGACAATCTGTTGATTTGTTTAAACTTTATATGATTGTGAGAAAGAAAGGTGGATATGATGCCGTTTCTCAGAATGAATTATGGGATGTTGTGGCTGATGAGTCTGGTTTTGGTGTAAAATCTGGGTCTTCTGTTAAATTGGTTTATGCTAAGTATTTAGATGCTTTAGAGAAATGGTTAGAGAAAGCTGTTGGTGATAAGAATTCAAAAACTAAGTCAAGTAACGGTGCTTCGAATGCTGTTGGGGTTTCGGTGGATTTGGGGTTTGAGTTTAAGGGGTCTTCTGATTGGAAATCTGTTTTAAATGTTTGTGCTGAGTTGGATTCTCCAAATGGCAGCGAGAAATGTACTGTTGATGATGAAGAATCTTCTGTTCATATAGGTACCGGAAGGAGTGCTGCTGATTTTGTGGAAGTTGGTCATTCAAACTATAGTATGGCAAAGAGTTCTGTCATTGATTCTTTCTCTGATGAGGATAAAAATTGTGATGATGTTCAGGAAAAATTAGACTCCAATTTAACAAGTGTAAAGGCATCTGATGAGGATGAGGAGAAGAGTGTGGTGGTGGAAATGGATGGTAGTAAGGAATGTGACCATGGTGATGACAATGATGCTATGATGTTAGATTCTGATGCTGTTAAGGAATCTGCTTCTAGTCGTAAGAGGAAAAGGGAGTCTTTATGCAAAATGTTGAAATGGATTACTGGGATTGCAAGGAATCCATGTGATGATGTAGTTGCCTCATTACCAGAGTGGTCGAAGTGGGACTCTTATGGGAATGAGGAGTTGTGGAAGCTGGTTTTATTGGCTAGGGAGTCATTGTTTCTGAAGAGAAATGTTGATGCAAGTGCTGAACAATCTAGTGGCCAG AAATATCGGAAGATGCACCCATGCATGTACGATGATCATGTTGGATCCGTGTACAATTTCAGAGAAAGGTTAAGATGCAGTAAGGGGCTGCCATCTGGAATAACATTGTCTCAAGCACAGGCTTATTCAAAGTTACCTTCCTCAACAACTGAAAACGACTCGAACTCTAGCACAAAAGGGTGTTCCAGTGATTATCCTTCTACTGAGTATTCACTACTGGACCTTCCAGTTGAAAAAACAATTCCTTTGGGGCCAGATTTTCAGGCAGAAATACCAGAATGGACTGGGGTGGTTTGTGAAAGTGACTCAAAGTGGCTAGGGGCACGGGTTTGGCCACCGGAAAAGATGGATAACAGATTTGTTGTGGAAAGGGAACCTATTGGTAAGGGAAGGCAAGATTCATGTGGGTGCGAAGTGCCTAAATCTGTAGAATGTGTCAGATTTCATACCACTGAGAGAAGGATGAAAATGAAGCGTGAAGTGGGGGTAGCTTTCTATCATTGGAGGTTTGATAAGATGGGTGAAGATGTTAAGCTCTCCTggacaaaagaagaagaaaagaagtttGAGGCAATAGTACGGTCAAATCCTCCTTCTCTTGATAAGTGTTTCTGGGATgagatatttaaattcttttccaCCAAGAGGAGAGAGGATCTAGTGAGCTACTACTTCAATGTATTCCTCATGCAGCGCAGAGCACACCAGAATAGGTTTACTCCAAATAACATtgatagtgatgatgatgaatcAGAATGCGGAGTAGCACCTAATAGTTCTGGGCGTGAAGCACCCAAATCGCCAGGCTCCCTCTTATATTCTGCAAAGAAgtcccataaaagtggtaaatgA